One genomic region from Cryptococcus deuterogattii R265 chromosome 7, complete sequence encodes:
- a CDS encoding 3-beta hydroxysteroid dehydrogenase/isomerase: MKVFLTGASGYIGSHVTAVLLEAGHQLTAIARSDASAKKLEEQGVTVVRSSLEDIEVLIKAASEADAVIHLAYIHDFSDYGGRPAQVDYAAIRALATGLKGTNKPLVSTSGIPSPGIRICTELDIGKYGPRAEAENILFEYTSQGVRTAVIRLPFTVHGDSDKAFIPQIINQSRQKGNAAYVGEGGNHWPAVHVKDAAQLFRAVIESKTLEGGKILHGVQDEGIPFKQIAEVIGKKLGVEPKSVADEEIGEYYAWLGMFVKMDFIGSSKLTREWLGWEPKEKGLLADLESSQTYFKV; this comes from the exons ATGAAAGTATTCCTCACTGGTGCTAGTGGCTACATCGGCTCCCATGTGACTGCTGTCCTCCTTGAGGCAGGACACCAGCTCACAGCGATCGCACGATCCGATGCATCT GCCAAGAAACTTGAGGAACAAGGTGTCACAGTCGTTCGTTCATCTCTCGAAGATATTGAAGTCCTTATAAAAGCGGCTTCTGAGGCGGACGCCGTCATTCACTTGGCGTATATACATGATTTTTCTGATTATGGAGGTCGACCTGCCCAAG TTGATTACGCAGCTATCAGAGCACTTGCCACCGGTCTCAAGGGTACCAATAAGCCCTTAGTCTCGACATCTGGGATTCCCAGCCCCGGCATCAGGATCTGCACCGAACTCGACATTGGTAAATACGGCCCTCGCGCTGAAGCCGAAAACATCCTTTTCGAATATACGTCTCAAGGCGTCCGTACTGCTGTCATCCGGCTTCCTTTCACTGTCCACGGCGATTCTGACAAGGCGTTCATCCCTCAAATCATCAACCAATCCCGCCAGAAGGGTAATGCCGCTTATGTTGGTGAGGGAGGCAACCACTGGCCTGCAGTACATGTCAAGGATGCTGCCCAGCTCTTCCGGGCTGTCATTGAGAGCAAGACTCTGGAAGGCGGTAAGATCTTACATGGTGTCCAGGACGAGGGTATCCCATTTAAGCAGATTGCGGAGGTCATTGGTAAGAAGCTTGGTGTTGAGCCAAAGAGTGtggcagatgaagaaatcGGGGAATATTATGCCTGGCTTGGGATGTTCGTCAAGATGGATTTTATCGGTAGCTCCAAGTTGACTAGAGAATGGTTGGGCTGGGAaccgaaggagaagggctTGTTGGCTGATTTGGAGAGTAGCCAGACTTACTTCAAAGTATAG
- a CDS encoding 3-beta hydroxysteroid dehydrogenase/isomerase codes for MKVFVTGATGYVGSHLTPVLLSAGHDLSALARSDVAAEKIEKQGITVVRGSLEDVVILTKAASEADAVIHLAYIHDFEAYGGKPAQVDKAAIRALAEGLKGTDKPLLITSGLPFGTPFATELDPPTFGPRAEAERIFLEYTSQHVRTGIVRLSNVHGDNDRAFVPHVIGQSRTNGVAAYVGEGKTHWAAVHVKDVAQVYKLAIESKTLKGGEILHVVHDEGVEFKKLIEVIASKLGVETKSIAPQEASVFYTYLGRFVQADITGTSNLTRERLGWEPKEKTLLEDLETSETYFATGGDSKY; via the exons ATGAAAGTCTTTGTCACTGGTGCCACCGGCTACGTCGGGTCTCACCTGACTCCTGTTTTACTCTCTGCCGGACACGACCTCAGCGCGTTAGCTCGTTCTGACGTTGCA GCAGAAAAAATCGAAAAGCAGGGCATTACAGTCGTTCGCGGGTCACTGGAAGACGTCGTTATCCTCACGAAAGCCGCTTCCGAGGCGGATGCTGTTATTCATCTGGCGTATATCCATGACTTTGAGGCCTATGGTGGTAAGCCTGCTCAAG TCGATAAAGCTGCAATCCGCGCTTTGGCAGAGGGTCTCAAAGGCACTGACAAACCCCTTCTTATCACTTCTGGCCTCCCCTTCGGTACCCCTTTCGCTACAGAGCTCGACCCCCCCACCTTCGGTCCCCGAGCGGAAGCCGAACGGATCTTTCTCGAGTATACTTCCCAACACGTGCGGACGGGCATCGTCCGTCTGTCCAACGTTCATGGCGACAACGACAGAGCCTTTGTACCGCACGTCATCGGCCAATCCCGCACGAATGGAGTGGCCGCTTATGTAGGGGAAGGCAAGACCCATTGGGCGGCGGTGCATGTGAAGGATGTAGCGCAGGTGTACAAGTTGGCAATTGAAAGTAAGACATTAAAAGGTGGAGAAATTCTGCATGTGGTacatgatgaaggagtCGAGTTCAAAAAGTTGATAGAGGTCATTGCGAGCAAGCTTGGTGTCGAAACAAAGAGTATTGCGCCACAAGAGGCTTCGGTTTTCTATACTTACCTCGGCCGTTTTGTTCAAGCGGATATTACTGGCACGAGCAATTTGACGAGAGAGCGGCTGGGCTGGGAACCCAAGGAAAAGACATTGTTGGAGGATCTGGAGACTAGTGAAACGTACTTTGCGACTGGTGGTGATAGTAAGTATTAA
- a CDS encoding alpha,alpha-trehalase, with protein MSLFFSWTALFLLSLTAAQNITQTTSFSFSPTPVSTSVPSPTAPLDSIVPGQGNYPPVQALCAGGANVPFCPGILLQDVQLSGIFSDSKTFVDKPTVGTLNETLSAWDALGGNVTVGEVETFVEQYFKGEGLELSQVQLQNFVEDPAILGNIADPVFKAWVKVVNGYWTLLARETNQSALCNGNCVSSLIPLNHSMIVPGGRYREIYYWDSFWVLEGLLKSELYDYAWDLLQNFMDLIDIYGFLPNGGRKYYLNRSQPPVFVQMIDAYIKTTNNVTILERALPVASAELQWWANNRTSNFTSPFTNQSRIITQYSVTNSAPRPEGYAEDFETVMGASPALNETEQAELYSQLASGAESGWDYSSRWCEQPLLNTTDNNPALRTLNIKSIIPVDLLSLMAGDHALLANMYELYANNTGSEKYTDNEKKSKRDGQSGDDTASKVAYHRQMAQAYRDSILDLCWDSEKSWFYDFNMTSSSRSDVFHPGGAWPLWQNITPSEIAGNESAALSFVSGFRFLLGHYSGVPSVATLLFTGLNWDFPNAWPPHAYTSIKAFETLGRMLPNATVLSNLTIPFDSVTKNQLGLSESELQPQPQSTIGNVSLNTETSQDKPWPLALSIEFANRYLDAAFCSWYSTGGEISGLLTQLPLSDLNATGTYTAGQAGVMFEKFNVTDTDAAGGGGEYTVQIGFGWTNGVALWAAGEYGQYIPAPTCPLIPILEVNATSGSNTSDSSVYNATDEDRGSTASDTAKPASLFVGYRIPRK; from the exons atgtctctctttttttcgtGGACggctctcttccttttgaGTCTCACGGCAGCTCAGAACATAACCCAAACCACTTCATTCTCGTTCTCACCCACCCCTGTAAGCACAAGTGTTCCCTCCCCCACCGCTCCTCTCGACAGTATAGTACCCGGACAAGGAAATTATCCTCCTGTTCAAG CCCTCTGCGCGGGAGGAGCAAACGTACCATTCTGCCCGGGAATT CTTCTGCAAGACGTTCAGCTTTCTGGTATCTTCTCTGATAGCAAG ACCTTTGTGGACAAG CCAACGGTAGGGACTCTTAACGAAACTTTGTCAGCATGGGATGCTCTAGGTGGCAATGTCACAGTCGGAGAAGTGGAGACATTTGTCGAACAGTACTTC aaaggagaaggtcTTGAGCTTAGCCAAGTTCAGCTTCAGAACTTTGTTGAAGACCCTGCTATACTTGGTAACATTGCGGATCCCGTCTTCAAAGCTTGGGTAAAGGTTGTGAATGGATACTGGACTCTCCTCGCCAG AGAGACCAACCAATCCGCCCTTTGTAATGGAAACTGCGTGTCGAGTTTGATTCCTCTGAACCATTCTATGATCGTTCCTGGAGGGCGATACAGGGAAATCTACTATTGGGATTCTTTC TGGGTGTTGGAAGGTCTTCTCAAGTCTGAGCTCTACGATTATGCCTGGGATTTGCTTCAGAACTTTATGGATCTTATTGAC ATCTATGGATTTCTTCCCAACGGCGGGAGGAAGTACTACCTGAATCGTTCCCAGCCTCCAGTATTTGTGCAG ATGATCGATGCTTACATCAAGACTACTAACAACGTCACTATTCTTGAGCGAGCTCTCCCTGTGGCATCA GCTGAGCTACAATGGTGGGCAAATAATCGGACCTCAAACTTCACATCACCCTTCACCAATCAGTCACGCATAATTACCCAATATTCGGTTACTAACAGCGCTCCTCGTCCCGAG GGTTATGCTGAGGACTTTGAGACTGTGATGGGAGCTTCACCAGCCCTCAACGAAACTGAGCAAGCCGAGTTATACTCGCAACTCGCTAGTGGCGCCGAGTCAGGCTGGGACTACTCCTCGCGTTGGTGTGAGCAGCCACTCCTTAACACAACGGATAACAACCCTGCCTTAAGGACCTTGAACATCAAGTCGATTATCCCCGTTGATCTCCTAAGTCTGATGGCTGGAGACCATGCCCTC CTGGCTAATATGTATGAGCTTTATGCTAACAATACCGGCAGTGAGAAATACACAGATAatgagaagaagtcaaagcgAGATGGACAATCCGGAGACGATACAGCGAGCAAAGTCGCGTACCACCGTCAAATGGCCCAAGCCTATAGGGACTCGATCCTCGATCTCTGCTGGGACTCAGAAAAG TCATGGTTCTACGACTTCAACATGACTTCAAGCTCTCGTTCCGACGTCTTCCATCCGGGTGGCGCCTGGCCACTTTGGCAAAACATTACACCATCGGAAATTGCGGGCAACGAAAGCGCAGCGCTTTCCTTCGTTTCAGGATTTAGGTTCCTTTTGGGTCACTACTCCGGGGTCCCAAGTGTGGCTACCTTACTGTTTACTGGACTGAATTGG GATTTCCCTAATGCCTGGCCACCTCATGCCT ATACCTCCATCAAAGCCTTTGAGACTCTCGGCCGCATGCTGCCCAATGCCACTGTCCTTTCCAACTTGACAATCCCCTTCGATTCTGTGACTAAGAACCAACTCGGTCTTTCAGAGTCTGAGCTGcaaccccaaccccaaTCCACCATTGGTAACGTCTCGCTGAACACTGAGACCTCGCAAGATAAGCCTTGGCCTCTTGCTCTCTCTATCGAATTTGCGAACAGGTATTTGGACGCCGCATTCTGTTCATGGTACTCTACTGGAGGAGAAATCAGCGGCCTATTGACACAGCTGCCATTGAGCGACTTGAATGCTACCGGAACTTACACTGCCGGGCAAGCAG GAGTGATGTTCGAAAAG TTCAATGTTACTGACACGGATGCCgctggaggaggtggtgaaTATACGGTCCAAATCGGGTTCGGCTGGACAAACGGTGTAGCCCTTTGGGCCGCTGGAGAGTATGGACAATATATCCCTGCACCCACATGCCCCCTTATTCCCATTCTCGAAGTCAATGCGACATCTGGCTCGAATACTTCCGATAGCTCGGTATACAATGCGACGGATGAGGATCGTGGATCGACGGCGAGTGATACCGCCAAGCCCGCAAGCTTATTCGTCGGATACCGAATCCCGAGGAAGTAA
- a CDS encoding AP-2 complex subunit alpha, with amino-acid sequence MRGLTQYISDLRACRVRELEEKRINREMAHIRQKFKDGNLDGYQKKKYLAKVVFTYILGYKVDVGHMEAINLISSQKYSEKQIGYLALTLLMHENSDLARLVINSLRKDLEDQNEVNNCLALHAIATLGGKEMAESLAESVYRSMISATSSTFVKKKAALTLLRLYRKHPSVMPIKEWAARIVSMMGDRDPGVVLTVTALVTTMAQAEIEAFSGSYQKAVDILDRIVFEGHYPAEYIYYKVPNPWLQIKLLRLLQYYPPPGTRSSFPFGNPADNSVDNPQVVEMVNAIIQAIIDSSQDTPRNIQHNNAQNAVLFESINLAIHIDPSSDVVRNASVLLGRFILAKETNVRYLGLDAMAHLAATSNSLEAVKKHQNIIIQGLKDRDISVRRRALDLLYSMCDTSNAKVIVGELVRYLQVADYNLREDMVLKIAILTERFATEYEWYVDTILQLIAAAGDHVGAEVWYRVVQLVVNNEGVQDYAVRAVYKHLQATACHENMIRVGGYIMGEFGHLIANDPGSSPIEQFQALHSKVNLCTAPTRALLLSTYIKWVNLFPEIKEHLINIFERYIHVLDAELQQRACEYLALARRPESDGLLATICDEMPVFPERESALLSRLHRKGEKAQDKRTWVIGGKEENTAREAERFKAFRRGTGDSGGILSGSPAPASAAPSPAPETSSTPQRHASAGTETMMGVASSGPSEDILSSLADLELTGNHAQNQPLLSSAPTGAYSQELAGLHIQPTGAGGAPLSGGQVNGSNGINGSNGDAKGLVYHATLGGVNPALLAPLTVADGVEKWFERLSFSNEGVLYEDTFIQIGVKAEYHGHLGRIALFFGNKADQPFTFFSALIDNPSPSAINIHFHDAPVGEISAKAQIQEMIHVECREVFFHEGGTPLLRLSFLVGEERKILVLKLPVFLSKFAEGVHLESGPFFERWKIIGGPPREAQLIFPIKLTANGTVDIGRNQRIITGNKLSVLPDIDHKPENVVFAGVLHMSSAGKVGILGRMEPNKDAKLCRLTVRSTNEHVSAEILSLTSKPLNTDVAASL; translated from the exons ATGAGGGGTCTGACCCAG TACATCTCTGATCTGCGAGCGTGTCGGGTCAGGGAGCTCGAGGAAAAACGTATCAACCGTGAAATGGCTCACATCCGTCAGAAGTTCAAGGATGGGAATCTCGATGGGtatcaaaagaagaagtatcTTGCCAAGGTAGTCTTCACTTATATCCTGGGATACAAGGTGGACGTAGGCCATATGGAGGCGATCAATTTAATCAGCTCGCAAAAGTACAGTGAGAAGCAGATC GGATATCTTGCACTGACGCTTCTGATGCACGAGAACTCTGATCTTGCGAGGCTGGTAATCAACTCTCTCCGCAAAGATCTTGAGGACCAGAACGAGGTGAACAACTGTCTGGCATTGCATGCCATTGCGACTCTTGGTGGTAAGGAAATGGCCGAATCGCTGGCTGAGAGTGTCTACCGTTCAATGATCAGCGC TACATCTTCCACGTttgtcaagaagaaggccgctctcactctcctccgGCTGTATAGAAAACATCCCAGCGTCATGCCTATCAAAGAATGGGCAGCCCGAATCGTATCCATGATGGGTGACAGAGACCCGGGCGTGGTCTTGACTGTCACCGCTCTCGTCACGACGATGGCCCAAGCAGAAATCGAGGCGTTTAGTGGATCGTATCAGAAGGCTGTGGATATCTTGGATAGA ATTGTCTTTGAAGGGCATTACCCAGCAGAGTATATCTATTACAAAGTCCCCAACCCATGGCTTCAAATTAAACTCCTTCGATTACTCCAGTACTACCCACCACCAGGTACAcgctcctccttccccttcgGGAATCCTGCTGATAATTCTGTAGATAACCCTCAGGTTGTCGAGATGGTTAACGCCATCATTCAAGCCATCATTGACTCCTCTCAAGACACCCCTCGA AACATCCAACACAACAATGCTCAAAATGCTGTTCTCTTTGAATCGATCAACCTTGCCATCCATATTGACCCTTCATCCGACGTTGTGCGAAACGCTTCCGTCCTTCTTGGCCGTTTTATCCTCGCCAAAGAGACCAACGTTCGTTACCTCGGTCTTGACGCAATGGCCCATTTGGCGGCCACCTCCAACTCTCTAGAAGCGGTCAAGAAGCATCAAAACATTATCATCCAGGGTTTGAAGGATAGGGATATCTCTGTGAGGAGAAGAGCGCTGGATCTGTTGTACTCTATGTGTGACACATCAAATGCCAAGGTTATTGTTGGAGAGTTGGTAAGATATTTGCAAGTGGCAGACTATAATTTGAGAGAGGATATGGTATTGAAGATCGCCATCTTAACCGAGCGTTTTGCTACGGAG TACGAGTGGTACGTCGATACCATCCTTCAGCTTATAGCTGCTGCCGGCGACCATGTTGGTGCGGAAGTATGGTATCGGGTCGTCCAGCTCGTTGTCAACAACGAAGGCGTGCAGGACTATGCTGTAAGAGCAGTGTATAAGCACTTGCAGGCAACGGCTTGCCACGAAAATATGATCCGAGTAGGAG GATATATCATGGGAGAATTCGGACATTTGATAGCAAACGATCCTGGCTCTAGCCCAATTGAGCAGTTCCAGGCTCTCCACTCTAAAGTGAACCTCTGTACCGCGCCCACCCGGGCCTTACTTCTCAGCACCTACATTAAA TGGgtcaacctcttccccgAAATCAAAGAACACCTCATCAACATTTTCGAACGATATATCCATGTTCTTGATGCAGAACTTCAACAACGAGCATGTGAATACCTTGCTCTCGCCCGTCGACCCGAATCCGACGGCCTTCTCGCTACCATTTGCGACGAGATGCCCGTCTTCCCTGAGCGTGAAAGTGCTCTTTTGAGCCGACTGCATagaaaaggggaaaaggcTCAGGATAAGAGGACGTGGGtgattggtggtaaggAAGAGAACACCGCGAGGGAGGCGGAAAGGTTCAAGGCGTTTAGGAGAGGGACAGGGGATTCTGGCGGGATACTTTCCGGCTCTCCTGCACCTGCGTCTGCAGCTCCTTCACCTGCTCCAGAAACTTCCTCGACGCCTCAACGTCATGCCAGTGCCGGCAcagagacgatgatggGTGTTGCCTCTTCTGGCCCATCAGAAGATATTCTCTCGTCCCTTGCTGACCTTGAACTTACTGGCAACCATGCACAAAATCAACCGCTTCTGTCTTCAGCGCCTACTGGTGCATATAGCCAAGAATTGGCAGGGTTGCATATACAGCCTACAGGCGCCGGGGGTGCACCGCTTTCCGGTGGTCAAGTGAATGGATCAAATGGCATAAATGGTTCGAATGGCGATGCCAAGGGGTTGGTATATCATGCGACCTTGGGAGGAGTAAACCCTGCGTTGTTAGCTCCACTGACTGTTGCGGATggtgtggaaaag TGGTTTGAGCGCTTAAGTTTCTCCAACGAAGGTGTTCTATACGAAGACACATTCATCCAAATTGGTGTCAAGGCAGAGTACCACGGTCATCTTGGTCGTATTGcgctcttcttcggtaACAAAGCCGACCAGCCAtttaccttcttctccgctctCATCGATAATCCTTCCCCATCCGCTATCAATATTCACTTCCATGACGCACCTGTTGGTGAAATTAGCGCCAAGGCGCAGATACAAGAAATGATTCATGTCGAATGTCGAGAAGTATTTTTCCACGAAGGTGGAACACCGCTCTTACGATTAAGTTTCCTGGtcggagaggagaggaagattttGGTGCTCAAGTTACCTGTGTTCCTGAGCAAGTTCGCAGAGGGCGTACATTTGGAAAGTGGACCATTCTTcgagaggtggaagattATCGGTG GCCCGCCTCGAGAAGCTCAACTGATCTTCCCTATCAAGCTTACTGCCAATGGAACGGTCGATATTGGTAGGAACCAAAGAATCATTACAGGCAACAAGCTTTCTGTACTACCAGATATTGACCACAAGCCAGAAAACGTTGTATTCGCAGGTGTACTTCACATGTCTTCTGCTGGTAAAGT TGGTATCCTTGGGCGCATGGAACCTAATAAGGACGCCAAACTTTGTCGGCTGACGGTGCGAAGCACCAACGAGCATGTTTCAGCCGAGATTCTTAGTCTTACATCCAAACCGCTTAACACCGACGTCGCCGCTTCTTTATAA
- a CDS encoding cytoplasmic protein, translating into MAKGKATKQKTSPKAAPTITPPDPTHAIAHVPTHTTDEKRELQTSTKASIATPAEVEEDVCFICAEPITFWSAGVCGHKTCHVCAVRLRTFYKKTDCTFCKTPLPTVLFSRSPDTPFPNESHLEPSPADVIAKAQEGAKKGERWDKGLTLPGTLDLGAFPYVDEKLGVVFEDEDMMESTLTLLRFNCPYPECSFQAVNWPSLERHTLSTHGKVICTLCRSQLSRFAHEQVLFTPHLLSLHDPSRLKRGQKPPKPRGPKEEEEVKSWEAPHPMCEFCHKAFFGPDELFKHMRSDHEECHVCREQGNRHVYFENYHKLEQHWRDEHYPCTQPQCIEDRFVVFGSELDLRAHMMEVHGNQMSARDRANARYLPVNFNTLSSGSRGSTHPAGGRGFSLSQSSIPGAGRDSNAPSRMRANDSPHVQALDDTPAMTPAQIAQQRRQIQADRSESMAAGQNMGRRRGFATGLSREGEAAPSPASMSAPASGYNTPREDVDEATASRHAELLSRVSMLTNDSATKLASFRSAVRSFKNNESGARDMVDSVFNVFERDLDVTIGIAREVARLFESEGDKDKAKDLIEALNTLRVEQRDQFPSLGSAPSGLGTNWSGVASGTILDAKRATRTSGTSRAVWDRVEAAAASQPVNKPRATTGIGGRWVPGAGGSRAQLNSESAFPTLGATQSSAGPSKAVGSSSSRSSGAYATPWAAGGAGPSSRTPSALAGPQIRSVHNPAAATTTKKNKALSSAAFPALPVSSGSRGMTAEERKALFSKPTPREESIRRITGQANAPPPVNSWKAGSSNGRGEVDAMEGLSLDEHAAVQGQGQQQGGGKKKGKQKQLLFSVSARP; encoded by the exons ATGGCAAAAGGAAAGGCCACAAAGCAGAAAACCAGCCCCAAAGCAGCCCCCACAATCACCCCTCCGGATCCCACCCATGCCATCGCACATGTCCCGACACACACCACAGATGAGAAACGAGAGCTGCAGACGAGCACCAAGGCGTCGATAGCAACTCCggcagaggtggaagaggacgtcTGCTTTATCTGTGCTGAGCCGATAACGTTCTGGAGCGCGGGTGTTTGTGGACATAAGACTTGCCA CGTTTGCGCAGTCCGATTAAGGACTTTCTACAA GAAAACTGACTGCACATTCTGCAAGACTCCTCTCCCTACTGtgctcttctctcgctcACCTGATACCCCCTTTCCGAATGAGAGCCACCTGGAACCATCTCCTGCTGATGTGATAGCCAAAGCTCAGGAAGGAGCCAAGAAGGGCGAGCGGTGGGATAAGGGCTTGACACTTCCCGGCACGCTAGATTTGGGCGCTTTCCCTTATGTGGACGAAAAGCTCGGTGTAgtatttgaagatgaagatatg ATGGAATCTACCCTCACCCTTCTCCGATTCAACTGCCCCTATCCCGAATGCTCTTTCCAAGCAGTCAACTGGCCATCACTCGAAAGACATACGCTTTCAACCCACGGAAAAGTCATATGTACCCTATGCCGATCACAACTTTCTAGGTTTGCGCATGAGCAAGTGCTATTcactcctcatctcttgtCTTTGCATGACCCATCGAGGTTGAAAAGAGGCCAGAAACCGCCCAAACCTAGGGGaccaaaggaggaggaggaggtaaaGAGTTGGGAAGCACCTCATCCGATGTGCGAG TTTTGCCATAAAGCTTTTTTCGGTCCGGATGAGCTTTTCAAGCACATGAGAAGCGACCATGAAGAGTGTCATGTGTGTAGAGAGCAAGGTAATCGCCATGTTTA TTTTGAAAACTACCATAAACTTGAGCAACACTGGAG GGATGAGCACTATCCCTGCACTCAACCACAATGCATTGAGGATCGATTTGTCGTTTTTGGGAGCGAGCTTGATCTTCGAGCGCACATGATGGAAGTG CACGGTAACCAAATGTCTGCTCGAGATAGAGCCAACGCCAGATACCTTCCTGTCAATTTCAACACCCTCTCTTCCGGTTCGCGTGGATCCACTCATCCAGCTGGCGGTCGTGGCTTCTCCCTCAGCCAATCATCTATTCCCGGTGCAGGTAGAGACTCCAATGCCCCTTCACGAATGCGAGCCAACGATTCACCGCATGTTCAAGCGCTGGATGATACACCCGCAATGACCCCAGCCCAGATCGCACAGCAGAGAAGGCAGATCCAAGCTGATCGATCTGAGAGTATGGCAGCTGGGCAGAATATGGGTAGAAGACGAGGATTTGCGACTGGTTTAAGCAGGGAGGGTGAGGCGGCGCCTAGTCCGGCGTCGATGAGTGCACCGGCCAGTGGTTACAACACTCCCCGGGAGGATGTCGACGAGGCTACAGCTTC GCGCCACGCTGAGCTGCTTTCACGAGTAAGCATGCTCACCAACGATTCCGCCACCAAGCTGGCTTCCTTCCGCTCTGCTGTGCGCTCTTTCAAGAACAACGAATCTGGTGCTCGTGATATGGTTGACTCAGTTTTCAACGTCTTTGAGCGTGATTTGGACGTGACCATTGGCATCGCTCGTGAAGTTGCCAGACTCTTTGAGTCTGAAGGTGATAAGGACAAGGCAAAGGACCTGATTGAGGCGCTCAACACTCTTCGGGTTGAACAGCGTGACCAGTTCCCTTCTCTTGGGTCTGCTCCTTCCGGGCTCGGGACCAACTGGTCTGGTGTTGCATCCGGTACCATCCTCGATGCCAAGCGTGCCACTCGAACGTCAGGCACTAGCCGTGCAGTATGGGATCGTGTtgaagctgctgctgcatctCAGCCAGTAAACAAGCCCCGAGCCACAACTGGGATCGGTGGGAGATGGGTGCCTGGCGCGGGTGGTTCGAGAGCGCAGCTGAACTCAGAATCAGCCTTCCCTACCTTGGGTGCTACCCAGAGCTCCGCAGGGCCATCCAAAGCTGTGggctcgtcatcttctAGGTCTAGCGGTGCTTATGCCACTCCTTGGGCTGCTGGCGGTGCCGGTCCATCTTCTCGAACACCTTCCGCCCTTGCCGGTCCCCAAATCCGTTCTGTCCACAACCCCGCCGCTgctaccaccaccaaaaagaacaaggctCTTTCCTCCGCTGCTTTCCCTGCTTTGCCCGTCAGCTCTGGAAGTAGGGGTATGACCgctgaagagagaaaagcgTTGTTTAGCAAGCCTACGCCCAGAGAGGAGAGTATAAGAAGGATTACAGGTCAGGCGAATGCCCCGCCGCCTGTGAATAGCTGGAAGGCAGGATCAAGTAATGGACGAGGGGAAGTGGATGCGATGGAAGGTTTGAGTTTGGATGAACATGCGGCAGTGCAAGGGCAGGGACAGCAGCAGGgtggtggaaagaaaaaagggaagcaGAAACAGCTCTTGTTTTCTGTTAGCGCTAGACCTTGA
- a CDS encoding chromosome transmission fidelity protein 8 has protein sequence MRIHLPLDPTQFKVTPTNVSSPPLAQLGGDLVLVELQGELTWEGEKSNGVIGVIGLDTPDKPTLHLGPHHLLHGKFVNLQKPYVVIRRVTGNAPANADGAENAQRAKGIAVQGDAVDEESSDEEEEDDEEDEEEGPLFEKDQNVETTPTKDRQAPRSSSPFYPPSTPKDYSSDIEMSSPAGSQMDDFGFPKRGRSQDEDEDEEDIDIERRKRRKLEESKAKEKRERREKRREGRKERTRHYTVVGIVRKKVVFALRPEPLVAPTILPE, from the exons ATGCGcattcaccttcctctGGACCCTACTCAGTTCAAAGTAACTCCGACAAACGTCTCATCGCCGCCTCTAGCCCAGTTGGGGGGAGACCTTGTCCTGGTCGAGCTTCAAGGAGAGCTGAcatgggaaggagaaaagtcCAATGGTGTGATTGGAGTGATTGGGCTGGATACACCT GATAAACCAACATTACATCTTGGACCGCACCATCTGCTTCACGGAAAATTCGTCAACTTGCAAAAGCCATATGTCGTCATCCGCCGTGTGACTGGTAATGCACCGGCTAATGCAGACGGAGCAGAAAACGCTCAAAGAGCAAAAGGTATCGCTGTACAGGGTGATGCGGTAGATGAAGAATCgtcagatgaagaagaggaagatgatgaagaagatgaagaggaagggcCGCTTTTTGAAAAAGATCAGAATGTCGAAACAACACCTACAAAAGACAGACAAGCACCGCGAAGTAGTTCACCGTTTTATCCCCCATCAACGCCTAAAGATTATTCGTCAGATATAGAGATGTCAAGTCCTGCGGGGAGTCAGATGGATGACTTTGGTTTCCCGAAACGCGGTCGGTCGcaggacgaggatgaggatgaagaggacatCGATATTGagcgaagaaaaagaagaaaactaGAAGAATCCAAGgccaaagaaaagagggagagacgGGAGAAAcggagagaaggacgaaAAGAGAGGACTAGACACTACACGGTAGTAGGGATTGTCAGGAAAAAGGTCGTGTTTGCTTTACG GCCGGAACCGCTAGTGGCCCCAACCATCTTGCCAGAATAG